TAATTCATCTTTAGCAACATCTTTAATTGTTGTATCTGCAGTAATACCTTGTATATCAGCAACTGCTTGATCTTTAATTTGTGTTACATCATTTGTTGTTTGTGCATTTAAAATATCTTGATAAGCTTTTTCCTTAGCTTTAGTTACTAAATCTTTTGCTGCATTTTTCTCTTCAGTTGTAGCACCTGCTGTATTATCAATAGCTTGATTTTGAGTTGTAACAGATTGGTCTACTTCATTTTTCGCATTCGATTTAACTGCTGTTGCTGGATGTGTGCTTTGAATTGAATTTTTCCCAGCATCTTTCGCTGTATCTACACCATTATTGTCAGTTGCAGCTGTAATATTATTCTTCGCGTCTGTAACTGCTGTTGCTAATTGTTGAATTGCTGCTTCTTTTTCTTCATTTGTAGCATTTTGATCATTATTAATAACTGCTGTTTGAGCTACTTGTAATTGATCAATCTCATCTTTAGCCGCTTGTTTCTTAACAACTTTAGGTGTTACCGCATTAATTGCTGCTTCTGCATTTGCTTTAGCTTCATCAACTTGTGCGTTAGTAGTTGCTGCTGAAATGGCTTGATTTGCTTTACCATTTTCAGTATTTGCTTCTGCATCAGCTGCTTGTTTTTCTTCATCTGTTGCATCTGGCGTAGCTTGAATCTCTTGTAATTTGTTGTTTAAAATTGTTGTGATTTCATTACGTGCAGTTGCTTTTTTATTAACAGTTGGTGTTACTTGGTCAATACTAGTCTCACCATTTGTTTTAGCTTGATCAACATCATTTTGACTATTTGCAGCTTCAATGTTGCTATTTGCTTGTGTCGCTGCATTATCTACATCCGCATTAGCTGCTGCAATTTCTTCTGCAGTGATGTCTTGAGTTTGAGCGATTGCTGCTTTACGCTCATTCACTTTTGTAGCAATTGCTTGTTTCGCATCATCTTTCGTTGTTGTAGCTGATTGAATTGCTTCAATTTTAGCAATTTCTTCATTTTTAGCCGCTTCAACTTCCGCATTTGAATGAGCTGCATCTATTGCTGCATCAGCTGTTGTTTTTTCTGTTTGAACTTGTTGTTTTGCTGCTGTTTTTTCTTCTGTTGTAGAACCGTTATTTCCATCAATTGCTGTTTCTTGAGCTTGTACTTTGTCGGCTATCGCTTGTTTTGCTGCTGGTTTAACATTAGCATCTGGCGTAATTGCAGCTATTGTAGCTTCATTAGTAGTTTTTGCATTATCTACATCACTATTAGCTGCTGCGTTATCAATATCTGTATTAGCAGTAACTACTGCTTGATCAACTTTATCTTTTGCAGCTTGTTGTTCTTCAGTTGTTGAAGTATTCATTGCTTCAATTGCTGTTTTACGTTCGCTAGCTTTTTGAGCTATTTCCGCTTTAGCATCAGATTTCTTAGTTGTTGCCGCTTGAATTTGATTAATTGCAGCAATAGCATTATCTTTAGCTGTTGCTACATCACTATTTGAATTTGCTGCATCAAGATTCGTTCTCGCCTCTTGTTTTTTAGCATCCAATTGTGTATATGCAGCTTCTTTTTCTTCTGTTGTTGAATCATTACTATTTTGGATTTCTTGTTTACGTGTATTATATGCGTTTTCTACTGCTGCATCAGCTGCTGGTTTAACTCTAGCTTGTGTTTGAATTGCATTGATTTTATCTAAAACCTTTGCTTTAGTCTCAGCAACTTCTTGTTTTGATTTAACAACTTGAATGTCATGTAAGCCTTCTTTTTGAGCTGCATCTACTGCTGCATCAGCTTCTGCTACTTCTTCATTTGTTGCATTTGAAACCGTTGCATTTTGAGCTTTTCGAGCTGTTGCAGCTTGTTTAACTTCTTTATATGCATCCATTTTAGTTTGTGTTGAGTCAGTAATATTTTCGATTTTGAAAATTTCTTCGTTTTTAACTCTCTCTAAATCTTGTGCAGTCGTAGTCGCTTCAATAGCTTTAACTCCTGTAGCTTTTGCTGCATTAATACGTTCAATTGCTTCTGCTACTTCCTCATTCGTTGTATCAGGATTTAAAGGTGCCTGGTCAATTTGAGCTTGTACAACTTCTTCATATTCATCAAGTGCAGCTGTTTTTGCTGATGTAGAAGGTGCAGTTTGATTAATATCATTTATTGCTTTCGTTTTAATTGCTTCTACTTGTGCATTCGTTGTTGCTGCATCAATATCTTTAATTGCTTTCGTTTCAATTTGGCCAATTTTATTGTTAGCTGCATCTTTTTCATCTTGTAAAGATGCTGTAGACTTTTTAATTTGTTGTTTACGAGTTGTAACTGCTTGTATAATATCTTGTTTCGCCTGTGGTTTAACAGTCGGAGTAATAACATCTTGTTCTAATACTGCAATTCCATTATCTTTTTCAGTTGTAACACCTTGATCTGTTGTTTGTTTATTAATTTCTGCGATTGCATTATTTTTATCATTGTTAATTTTAGTTACTAGTGCTGTAATCTCATCTTGCGTAACTTTTTTACTTTGTTGAGCTGCTTCAATCTTTTCTTGTGCTTTAGCATCTAACTCTGCAATTGCTGCTTGGTCATCAATTAATGCAGCTTGTAGTTTAGTTACTAAACCATCTATATCTGCTTGAGATGCACGATTTGCAGTTTCAACATGATTAGCATCTTCATTTAAAATTGTGTCTGCTTGTTGTTTTAGTTTATTGTATTCTGCAATAGACGCTGTTGTGTAATGATTTTCATCAACTTGTGAATTAACTTGCTGTTGCAATGCATCTTTATTCATTTCAACTGCTACTGAAAATGGATCAGCTGTTAATGTAACTTCTGGTTGCGCATTACCAACAATAACATCTGAAGCAGTACGATATGTTAATTTTTCATTAAAATCAATATTTTTAGGTGTATCAATATTCGCAACATTAACCTTATATGATAATTTTAAAGATTTATCCGGGAATAAAACTTCTTTCGTATGAGTACCACGTGCTGTTGTCACACCTTGGCTTGTAAATGTTAATTTATTGGCATTTTGATCATAATTAACAGTCATATTTTTCAATACTGTACTGTCTTCATTACCATTAGGGAATGTTGTAGTTAATGAATCATTAACGTACGTTACACCTTGTGGTAAAGTTACTTCATATTTAAATTGATCCGCTTTTAAAGATGCACCAAAATTACCATTGTTACCAATTTCAGTGTTAATAGTATATTCTTTATTGTTTGTTGCTTTCGGTGCTAAATCTCTATTTTTGACATATAAATGAGATCCTGAGAATAATCCAACATTATCAATGAATGAGTAGTATTTGTAACCGTCTTTATTTGTTGTAATTCTTGAAGCATCTGCAACTGCTGTATTATCTGGAATGAATTGTAATTCTAAACGATCAGCATCCGTTGGCACTTTAAATAAGTGCGCAGTTCCAGTCTTAGCTACATTTACAGTTGCTAATTCAGTATTCTTCTTAGCATCTTTAATAACTAAATTTGTTGCACCTTGCTTACTATTTGTTTGCATTGTTGTAAAATTGATAATTAATTCTGAATCTGGTTTAACAGATACAGTTTTTGAAATACCATTAAAGTTACCATGATCCGTTGAATCATTCGCATTGACACGACCTAACGCCGCAACATTTCCTTTTGCTTGATAGTTTTGAGGATTGTTCTTATCAAACATATCGCTTCGTCTTAATTCAGAATTAACGAAACCAATTTTACCGTTATTAATTAAAGAGTATCCATCTACATGATCTGTAACAGTTACAGTTGGATCTTGTCTATTTTCATCTGTTTTAATTGCAGGATCATCAAATGTTAATGTTGTATTGATACTACCTTCACCTGTATTACTTGCATTTGGGTCTTGTGTTTGTGTGTTTGCTACAGGTGCTGCTGGTTGCGCCGCTGTTGGTTGACCTGCAGGTGCTGCATTAGCTGGTTGTGTTTGATTGGCAGGTGTTGCATTATTAGCTGGTGTTGCTTGATTATTTCCTTGACCTGCCTGATTTGCTGGAGCTGCTTGGTTTCCTGGTTGTGCTTGGGCAGCATTATTGGGAGCTGCTTGGTTGCCTTGTCCTGCTGGTTGAGCCTGTGCTGTATTATTTGGATCAGCTTGGTTTCCTTGTCCTGCTGGTTGTGCATTTGGATCTGCTTGTCCAGCTTGATTTGCTGCTGGTTGAGCTTGATTAGCTGGAGTTCCCGCTGGTTGTGCAGTTGGTTGAGCTTGTCCCCCTGGTGTACCAGCATTTGCGTTAGGCTGAGCATTTGCATCAACTGGTTGATTTTGTGCTGGCTGATTTTGCTCTGCTGCAGACGCTGTCGGGTTAGTAGATATAAATGTAACAGTAGCAATTAAGGCTGAAAAAATACCGACATTAAATTTTCTGATACTAAATTTTTGTTGTCTGAATAAATTCATTAAGTCATCCTCCTGGTTGATTATTCTTGCTGTTAAATGATGTCACTTAATCAACTTTTAATATAAACAGCTTTCTTCCATCTTATAAAAGACAGAACAATTCTATCTAATTAAAATTAATTTTATCATCAATATATATTGAGTACCAGTGTATTTTATATTACATATTGATTACTTTATTTTTAATTAGTTTGTATCATTTTTCATTTGTAGTATAAATTATTTCTACATGCACAAAAAAACCGATGCATTTGCATCGGCTTATTTTCCTCATAAAATTATTTATCTAATCCCATTTTCTCTTGAACTACATCAGCTATTTGTTGTGCAAATCGTTCAGCATCTTCATCAGTTGCCGCTTCAACCATGACACGAACTAATGGTTCAGTACCAGAAGGTCTCACTAAAATTCTACCTTCTCCATTCATCTCTACCTCAACTTTTGTCATAACTTCTTTTACATCAACATTTTCTTCTACACGATATTTATCAGTTACACGTACGTTAATTAAAGATTGTGGGTATTTCTTCATTTGTGAAGCTAACTCACTTAAAGATTTCCCAGTCATTTTAATAACTGAAGCTAAATGAATACCTGTTAATAATCCATCACCTGTAGTATTATAATCCATCATGACAATATGTCCCGATTGTTCTCCTCCAAGATTATAATTTCCACGACGCATTTCTTCAACAACGTATCTGTCTCCAACTTTTGTCTTATTTGATTTGATACCTTCTTGTTCAAGGGCTTTATAGAAACCTAAATTACTCATCACTGTAGAAACAATCATATTATTATTTAATTCTTGGTTTTTATGCATTGCTTGACCAATTATAAACATAATTTGATCGCCATCAACGATTTGTCCATTTTCATCTACTGCGATTATTCTATCTCCGTCGCCGTCAAAAGCAAGTCCGAAATCACTTTCAGTCTCTAATACTTTTTCAGCTAATTTTTCAGGATGTGTCGACCCGCATTTTTCATTAATATTGTAACCATCTGGACTACAACCAATTGTTTCAGTATCAGCTTCTAAGTCACCGAATAAAAATGGTGCTAGTGATGATGTTGAGCCATTTGCTCCGTCTAATACAATTTTTAAGCCTTCAAAGTTAACATCAACAGTTGATTTTAAATAACTTAAATATTTTTGTGCACCTTCAAAGTAATCTGAATAATGCACGATATCATTACCAATCGGTCTAGGTAATTCTGGATTCTCTTGATCCAATAATGCCTCAATTTCATTTTCTTGTTCATCAGATAATTTAAAACCATCCGAGCCAAAGAACTTAATACCATTATCTTCCACTGGATTATGTGATGCTGAAATCATTACACCTAATTCTGCACCCATTTCACGTGTTAAATATGCAACACCTGGTGTTGAAATAATTCCTAAACGCATAACTTCTGCACCGATTGAAATCAATCCAGCAATTAACGCTGATTCTAACATTTCACCTGAAACTCTTGTATCACGACCAACAAGTACACGAGGATGTTTTTCTCCTTTATTATGCGCTAAAACATAACCACCATATCTTCCTAATTTAAATGCCAATTCTGGTGTTAATTCTTGGTTTGCGACACCTCTTACTCCGTCTGTACCAAAATATTTTCCCATTGTTTACTCTCCTTTATTTTAGCTATTTATTTTACATTGATATAAGCTTTTGTTTCACTTGGTTCTGCTTTAGATACACCATCTGGCAGATCAATTTTAACAGTTTTTTCAGTTGATTCAGAAATTCCATCTAAATCTACTTCTGCATCCACTTCACTTATATTTTGTAAGTCATCACGACTTCCATAGATTTCTATCTCTTTATCTTCTAAGTCAATCGAGCTTAATTCTTTATCATCTGCTAAACTACCTTTTTGTTTAACATTTACTTTTACTTTTTTACTGAATGGTGCTACTTTAACCTGTAAATTTACTTCATTAGGTTGAATTGAGACATTTAATTTATTCAATTTTTTATCAAATGCGGTTACTTCTGCAACATCTTTTGTGTCACCTGTAATTTTTTTATTACTGTTG
This is a stretch of genomic DNA from Staphylococcus roterodami. It encodes these proteins:
- the fmtB gene encoding LPXTG-anchored DUF1542 repeat protein FmtB, producing the protein MNLFRQQKFSIRKFNVGIFSALIATVTFISTNPTASAAEQNQPAQNQPVDANAQPNANAGTPGGQAQPTAQPAGTPANQAQPAANQAGQADPNAQPAGQGNQADPNNTAQAQPAGQGNQAAPNNAAQAQPGNQAAPANQAGQGNNQATPANNATPANQTQPANAAPAGQPTAAQPAAPVANTQTQDPNASNTGEGSINTTLTFDDPAIKTDENRQDPTVTVTDHVDGYSLINNGKIGFVNSELRRSDMFDKNNPQNYQAKGNVAALGRVNANDSTDHGNFNGISKTVSVKPDSELIINFTTMQTNSKQGATNLVIKDAKKNTELATVNVAKTGTAHLFKVPTDADRLELQFIPDNTAVADASRITTNKDGYKYYSFIDNVGLFSGSHLYVKNRDLAPKATNNKEYTINTEIGNNGNFGASLKADQFKYEVTLPQGVTYVNDSLTTTFPNGNEDSTVLKNMTVNYDQNANKLTFTSQGVTTARGTHTKEVLFPDKSLKLSYKVNVANIDTPKNIDFNEKLTYRTASDVIVGNAQPEVTLTADPFSVAVEMNKDALQQQVNSQVDENHYTTASIAEYNKLKQQADTILNEDANHVETANRASQADIDGLVTKLQAALIDDQAAIAELDAKAQEKIEAAQQSKKVTQDEITALVTKINNDKNNAIAEINKQTTDQGVTTEKDNGIAVLEQDVITPTVKPQAKQDIIQAVTTRKQQIKKSTASLQDEKDAANNKIGQIETKAIKDIDAATTNAQVEAIKTKAINDINQTAPSTSAKTAALDEYEEVVQAQIDQAPLNPDTTNEEVAEAIERINAAKATGVKAIEATTTAQDLERVKNEEIFKIENITDSTQTKMDAYKEVKQAATARKAQNATVSNATNEEVAEADAAVDAAQKEGLHDIQVVKSKQEVAETKAKVLDKINAIQTQARVKPAADAAVENAYNTRKQEIQNSNDSTTEEKEAAYTQLDAKKQEARTNLDAANSNSDVATAKDNAIAAINQIQAATTKKSDAKAEIAQKASERKTAIEAMNTSTTEEQQAAKDKVDQAVVTANTDIDNAAANSDVDNAKTTNEATIAAITPDANVKPAAKQAIADKVQAQETAIDGNNGSTTEEKTAAKQQVQTEKTTADAAIDAAHSNAEVEAAKNEEIAKIEAIQSATTTKDDAKQAIATKVNERKAAIAQTQDITAEEIAAANADVDNAATQANSNIEAANSQNDVDQAKTNGETSIDQVTPTVNKKATARNEITTILNNKLQEIQATPDATDEEKQAADAEANTENGKANQAISAATTNAQVDEAKANAEAAINAVTPKVVKKQAAKDEIDQLQVAQTAVINNDQNATNEEKEAAIQQLATAVTDAKNNITAATDNNGVDTAKDAGKNSIQSTHPATAVKSNAKNEVDQSVTTQNQAIDNTAGATTEEKNAAKDLVTKAKEKAYQDILNAQTTNDVTQIKDQAVADIQGITADTTIKDVAKDELATKANDQKAQIAQTADATTEEKEQANQQVDAQLTQGNQNIENAQSIDDVNTAKDNAIQAIDPIQASTDVKTNARAELLNEMQNKITEILSDNTTTNEEKGKDIEPVRAAYEDGLNNINAANTTGDVSTAKDTAVQKVQQLHANPIKKPAGKTELDQVAADKKTQIEQTPNASQQEINDAKQEVDAALNQAKTNVDQSSTNEYVDNAVKEGKAKINAVKTFSEYKKDALAKIEAAYNAKVNEADNSNASTSNEIAEAKQKLAELKQTADQNVNQATSKDDIEVQIHNDLDNINDYTIPTGKKETATTDLYAYADQKRNNISADNNATQDEKQQAINQVNQNVQTALESINNGVDNGDVDDALTQGKAAIDAVQVDATVKPKANQAIDAKAEDTKDSIEHSDQLTSEEKAEALATIKQITDQAKKGITDATTTAEVEKAKAQGLEAFDNIQIDSTHKQQAIEELETALDKIEANVNANTDATTEEKEAFTNTLEDILSKATEDISDQTTNAEIETVKNNALEKLKGQQINPEAKKNALKEIENAVNKQKETINNADANKAAKETALNDLSRSHDRFVEDLAKTQSNAEVAELQNVTIPAIEAIVPQNDPDENETNSGSDDANATANSNANATSENAAQPNVTESTTNGNTDVATNNGSTEQPTVETNNNGTSAPTNATESTTNNNSETSEANTNAPGTTENTAATSATEGNVESATNESNQSPKTDKNAENEKDNDKVVQPKSEVTPKSEKDSKDSTNQNMVESANETLPSANITESQNPSESLKDKGESKLDQSDNGQPKSETNVAANETEKPTGEVDADSANETATPTDANAKGSMNSKDNLDKGAANNKAKDDQASVGTTATTNGEAKDNQPSAGSTSSSTANNKVEDTQNDDMKATLGTVSNGSNNSNQGMHKVTKTDNKQNNVKAVQQNKDNKTKQKAKALPDTGMSHNDDLPYAELALGAGMAFLIRRFTKKDRQTEE
- the glmM gene encoding phosphoglucosamine mutase; amino-acid sequence: MGKYFGTDGVRGVANQELTPELAFKLGRYGGYVLAHNKGEKHPRVLVGRDTRVSGEMLESALIAGLISIGAEVMRLGIISTPGVAYLTREMGAELGVMISASHNPVEDNGIKFFGSDGFKLSDEQENEIEALLDQENPELPRPIGNDIVHYSDYFEGAQKYLSYLKSTVDVNFEGLKIVLDGANGSTSSLAPFLFGDLEADTETIGCSPDGYNINEKCGSTHPEKLAEKVLETESDFGLAFDGDGDRIIAVDENGQIVDGDQIMFIIGQAMHKNQELNNNMIVSTVMSNLGFYKALEQEGIKSNKTKVGDRYVVEEMRRGNYNLGGEQSGHIVMMDYNTTGDGLLTGIHLASVIKMTGKSLSELASQMKKYPQSLINVRVTDKYRVEENVDVKEVMTKVEVEMNGEGRILVRPSGTEPLVRVMVEAATDEDAERFAQQIADVVQEKMGLDK